Sequence from the Burkholderia sp. GAS332 genome:
CGCTCATGCGGCGTCGGTACGCGAGGCGCTTGAGCGCGAGGCGTGGGATGGTGAGTGGTATCGTCGCGCGACGTTCGACGACGGCACGTGGCTCGGCTCGAAGGACAGCGACGAGTGTCAGATTGATTCGATCGCGCAATCATGGGCCGTGCTGTCGGGCGCGGCTGATCCGGCGCGCGCCGCGCTGGCGCTGGCGTCACTGGACAAGCACCTGATCCGTCGTGGCGACGGTCTCGCTTTGCTGTTCACGCCGCCGTTCGATAAAACGGCTCACGATCCCGGCTACATCAAGGGGTATCCGCCGGGTCTGCGTGAAAACGGCGGACAGTATAGTCACGCGGCAATGTGGGCGATCCTCGCGTTCGCGAAATTGGGTGATGGCGACAAGGCCGCCGCGCTGTTTTCGCTGCTCAATCCGGTCAATCATGCGCGCACGCCGATGGACGTCGAGCGCTACAAGGTCGAGCCTTATGTGGTGGCCGCCGATGTCTATTCCGTGGCGCCCCATACCGGACGCGGTGGCTGGACCTGGTACACGGGGTCCGCTGGATGGATGTACCGCGCGGGTGTCGAAGGCATTCTCGGCATGTGTCGGGAGGGCGATTTCCTCGTGATCAAGCCGTGTATTCCGGACGCGTGGCCGGGGTTTGAGGCGACCGTCAATATGCATTCGACGCGGGTTGAAATCCGCGTCGACTCCGCAGCCGGGCATCGTTCGACGCAGGCCATGCTTAACGGCACGCGTATTGATTGCGAGGATGGACGCGTGCGTGTGCCGTTGGATGCGGGGTCGCATAGTCTCCTCATTTCGCTTGGCCAGAGCGTGAAGGAGGATGTCGACCCCGAGCGCCGCTGTGAGCAAGGTGCTTAAGCGACTGCGCCAGGCGCATCCCACTACCTGGCCGCATCGCCCCATCGATATTCCTGGCTCACCTCATCGAGCTGCGCCTTAACCTGTGCATCGAGCACAAGCTCGGAAGCCGCCAGCGTATCGTTCAACTGCTCAGCGCGACTTGCGCCAATAATCGCCGACGTAATCAGCGGATTAGCCAACACCCACGCCAACGACACTCGAGTCAAAGACTCGCCCGTCGGCGTGGCGATCGCCTTTAGTTTCTCGATCGTTTCGAACTCGCGCTGATGCCAGTACCGCTCCTGATACATGGCCCCGGCCTTCCCGACGGTTTCGGTGAATCGTCCGGACGTGGGCGCAGCATCCACTCGATGCTTACCCGTCAGCAAGCCACCCGCCAGTGGGTTATAAGGCATCACGGCTAACTGCTCTTCGGCCGCCAAAGGCAACAACTCCCGTTCGATCTGCCGGAACAACAGGTTATAGCGGGGCTGTACCGATACAAACCGCGCCACGCGCAACACATCAGCGCGACCCAGCGCCCGTGCCAAGCGATACGCCAGGAAATTCGACACGCCGATATAGCGCGCCTTCCCGGATCGGACGATGACGTCGAGTGCTTCGAGCGTCTCATCGAGCGGGGTGTTCGCGTCGTCGGAATGGAGCTGGTACAGGTCCACGTAGTCCGTGCCGAGCCGCCGCAGCGATGCGTCGATGGCATCCAGCAGATGTTTGCGCGACGCGCCTTGATCCCACGCTGACGGCCCCATCTTACCCACCGCCTTCGTGGCCAGAATGAAGCGGTCGCGTTTGCCCTTCAGCCACCGTCCGATGATCTCTTCCGTGCGCCCGGCAATGTTTTCGCCGCCGCCGAGCGGATAAACGTTGGCGGTATCGATGAAGTTCACGCCGGCGTCCGCCGCCGTGTCGAGAATCCGCCGCGAAACATCTTCTTCAGTCTGCAGGCCAAAGGTCATCGTGCCGAGACACAGGCGCGAAACGGTCAGGCCGGTGCGGCCAAATTTGCGGTATTGCATGGTCAACTCCGAAGATGGACGGAACAGCTGCGGTAGGCGGTGTTGTAAAAAGGATAAACGGTGTGGCGATTTCGCGTTCGGCCGTCGGCACACGCAAGCGTGATGAGTCGTTAGTATTTAGAAAGCTTTCCGCGCCGCTCGACTGATTCGTGTGAATGCCACGTGCTTTCATCGCCGAGCTACGCCATCCGGGTCGGGTAGATGGACACTGCTCAGAGTTGAGAGAAGTTGATGAGTTGATCGAGGATGTAAATAGGCCCGTCTATTTGTCTAATCAATGCGTATGGCTACCATGCATCGGGCTGTTTAACATTACAAATGCGTAATTTAATTCCGACTGCGGAGACTTGAAAATTACGTTATCCATACGTTCGTAAAAATTCGAAACAAATCCATTACACCCAGTAACCTTCGGCGCGATTGCTGCGGTTTTATGCGTGTGGAATGATATCGATTCTCATTTAACCATCAGCCAGCCACCCCGTCGTCTTCGCGCCAAGCAGGAGACAGGCAGCCAGCCAATTGCGGTTTTGTCATTGATTCCGAGTCGAACGTGCGGATCTGGCAAGCGCACATCCGACGGGATTTCCCATGTTCAATCACACGCCGCTTGCGACTGCGTTAGCGCTAGCTTTTGCCGTTCCATTCGCCACGCCTGCCATCGCGCAGACCGCTCCGCAAACCACATCGCAGCCGTCGGCTCAAGACGCACCGGCCGCACCGGCTGCTCCGGCTGCACCGGCGACTACGGCGGCCGATAAGGCGACCTTGCCGACCATCGGCATCGCGGCGCAAGCGGACCACCAGGACTTCCAGGCAGAACGCTCGACGGTCGGCGCAAAGACGCCCACCGCATTGCGCGACATTCCGCAGACGGTGACGGTGATCAACAAGTCGCTGCTCGCCTCCCAAGGCGCCACGTCGTTTCAGGACGCGTTGCGCAATGCGCCGGGCGTGACCATCGGCGGGGCTGAAGGTGGTCAGATCGGCAACAACATCAACTTGCGCGGCTTCACGGCGCAGAACGACATCTATCTGGATGGGTTTCGCGATCGCAACCAGTACTATCGCGATACCTTCGACCTCGAAGAACTCGAAGTGCTGTACGGTCCGTCGTCGATGTTGTTCGGCCGTGGCTCCACGGGCGGCGTGATCAACCAGGTCAGCAAGAAGGCGAACCTGCAAGACTCGGCGGAAGTCTCGACAACGGTGGGTACCGATGATCGCTATCGCAGCACCGTCGACGTGAACCATCAGTTGACGGATACCTCGGCGATTCGCCTGAATGCATTCGGCCAAAGCCTCGGTTCGACGCGCGACGAGATGAAGAACAAGGATTACGGCATTGCTCCAGAGGTGCGCTTCGGTATCGGCACGCCGACCGAAGTGACGATATCGGCGCTGATCCAGCACAACTACGACATGCCCGACTACGGCGTGCAGGCGTTGAACGGTCATCCCGCGCCTGTGCCGAAGAACACTTTCTACGGCCTGACCTCCGACCGCACGATCCAGGATGTCCAGACCTTCACGGCCGGCATCAAGCACAAGTTCTCCGACGACCTCACGCTGCAAAACCAGACACAGTTCTCACACTCGCTGACCGATGCGCGCGAAACCGCGGCGCAATCGGTGCTGACGGGGCCGCTTGCGAGCAGCACCGCGCTGACCAACGGTAATTACACGACGTTGTCGCCGTCGCAACTGTTCATCAAGTTGCAAAGCCACGACCGTGTGATCGAGAACCACGCGCTGTACAACGACACGACGCTCGAATACAAATTCAACACCGGTCCGATCAAGCACGACCTGATCGCCGGCGTCGAACTCGATCACGACAGCTATTCGAACCAGGCCTACACGCGCAACAACTTGCCGATCCTCTCGATGGTGGATCCGGCGTATCTGTCGACGCCAGCAGGCGTGACCACGACGGTCGGCAACAACGCCAATTCCGGCTCGAATGAAATCGCCGGCTACGTCAATGACACGATGTCGCTCGGCCAGCACTGGAAGGTGATCGGCGGCCTGCGCTGGGATCGCTTTCAGGCGCAGATCCACAACACGATCAGCCTGCCGGGCTACGCGAGTCAGACCAACTTCTTCACCAGCGTGCGCGCCGGGGTGATTTACCAGCCGGACGACTGGCAGTCGTACTACGTGTCGTATGGCACGTCGTTCGATCCGTCGCTCGAAGCCTTGACGGTGACCAACCTGACGCAGAACCTTGCGCCGGAGACGACCAAGTCGTATGAAGTCGGCAGCAAGTGGGATCTGTTGGGCGGCAATTTGTCGGTGACGTCCGCCTTCTTCCACGAGGAGATGAACAACGCCCGCACGCAAGTTTCGCCGACCGAATATGAACTCGACGGCGACGTCCGCGTCGAGGGATTCCAGGCGGGCGTGACTGGGCATATCACGGACAAGTTGCAGATTTT
This genomic interval carries:
- a CDS encoding Predicted oxidoreductase — encoded protein: MQYRKFGRTGLTVSRLCLGTMTFGLQTEEDVSRRILDTAADAGVNFIDTANVYPLGGGENIAGRTEEIIGRWLKGKRDRFILATKAVGKMGPSAWDQGASRKHLLDAIDASLRRLGTDYVDLYQLHSDDANTPLDETLEALDVIVRSGKARYIGVSNFLAYRLARALGRADVLRVARFVSVQPRYNLLFRQIERELLPLAAEEQLAVMPYNPLAGGLLTGKHRVDAAPTSGRFTETVGKAGAMYQERYWHQREFETIEKLKAIATPTGESLTRVSLAWVLANPLITSAIIGASRAEQLNDTLAASELVLDAQVKAQLDEVSQEYRWGDAAR
- a CDS encoding catecholate siderophore receptor, encoding MFNHTPLATALALAFAVPFATPAIAQTAPQTTSQPSAQDAPAAPAAPAAPATTAADKATLPTIGIAAQADHQDFQAERSTVGAKTPTALRDIPQTVTVINKSLLASQGATSFQDALRNAPGVTIGGAEGGQIGNNINLRGFTAQNDIYLDGFRDRNQYYRDTFDLEELEVLYGPSSMLFGRGSTGGVINQVSKKANLQDSAEVSTTVGTDDRYRSTVDVNHQLTDTSAIRLNAFGQSLGSTRDEMKNKDYGIAPEVRFGIGTPTEVTISALIQHNYDMPDYGVQALNGHPAPVPKNTFYGLTSDRTIQDVQTFTAGIKHKFSDDLTLQNQTQFSHSLTDARETAAQSVLTGPLASSTALTNGNYTTLSPSQLFIKLQSHDRVIENHALYNDTTLEYKFNTGPIKHDLIAGVELDHDSYSNQAYTRNNLPILSMVDPAYLSTPAGVTTTVGNNANSGSNEIAGYVNDTMSLGQHWKVIGGLRWDRFQAQIHNTISLPGYASQTNFFTSVRAGVIYQPDDWQSYYVSYGTSFDPSLEALTVTNLTQNLAPETTKSYEVGSKWDLLGGNLSVTSAFFHEEMNNARTQVSPTEYELDGDVRVEGFQAGVTGHITDKLQIFGGYTYMDAIVLKALDGTQGHVPANTPRNTLTLWSTYAITPHWEIGGGPTYMSPRYASNTNYVQVPGYTRWDATAAYHAKKYDVRLNLLNLTNKMYYDALIQSDGGRSVPGIGRTLLATLDYRF